The window TCTTTTATAACTTTAATGGATGAAATTTATATATGTTTGTGAAGGAGAGCTTGAAACCCTTAAAATGATGTCAAGTCATCATCAAAACTCGTTTGTTCGGGAACGTGCCCAAGCAGTGATCATGAATCATAATGGTATTAAATCACAACAAATTGCAGAGGTTTTATCAGTGAAAGTAAGGGCAGTTTATTCATGGCTAAAATCATATCAGGAATACGGATTCATAGGACTTTACACAAA of the Chryseobacterium aureum genome contains:
- a CDS encoding helix-turn-helix domain-containing protein, which gives rise to MKFIYVCEGELETLKMMSSHHQNSFVRERAQAVIMNHNGIKSQQIAEVLSVKVRAVYSWLKSYQEYGFIGLYTKKGQGRKSIFFTLGSEDQKRILDKIDQGDSVKETTCFINENFSENVSERMLKTFLKKRVYMEKNKMLSQASSK